ACTTTATGTGAGGGATTATGGAAAGGGAAAACCCGTAATTTTAATTCATGGCTGGCCGCTTTCTAATGAAATGTGGGAATACCAAATAGAATTTTTGGTACAAAATAATTTTAGAGTAATCGCTTATGACCGACGTGGTTTTGGAAAATCATCTCAACCTTGGAATGGTTACGATTACGACACTTTAACCGATGATTTGAGCGAAATTATCGATCAGTTGCAATTAGAAAACGTTACACTTGTAGGGTTTTCAATGGGCGGTGGCGAAGTAGTTCGTTACTTCAGCCGTCATCAAGGGAAAGGAGTTGAAAAAGCGGCTTTGATATCTTCTATTATTCCTTTTTTATTAAAAACGGAAGATAATCCTGAAGGTCATCCAAGAGAGAAAAGTGATTCAACAGCCGCATCGATAAAAGAAGACCGAATTGGTTTTGTAGATAATTTTGGTAAAACCTTTTTTGGTGTTAATATTATCAACAAACCTTTAAGCACCGCTTTATTAGAATATTACAGAATGCTTTGTTCATTTGCTTCTCCTCGTGCCAC
This is a stretch of genomic DNA from Flavobacterium endoglycinae. It encodes these proteins:
- a CDS encoding alpha/beta fold hydrolase; protein product: MENSVINPGTSIRDLDFNVHQQNTDKYIETAKNVKLYVRDYGKGKPVILIHGWPLSNEMWEYQIEFLVQNNFRVIAYDRRGFGKSSQPWNGYDYDTLTDDLSEIIDQLQLENVTLVGFSMGGGEVVRYFSRHQGKGVEKAALISSIIPFLLKTEDNPEGHPREKSDSTAASIKEDRIGFVDNFGKTFFGVNIINKPLSTALLEYYRMLCSFASPRATLKCAESFSFTDFRDELQTVNVPTLIIHGNDDKIVPIDLTSKKAAEKIARNNYIVYEGAPHGLFYTERDRLNEDLLEFLNS